atcatggcactcgggccctagtgacaagcattaagcatagcaaagtcatagaaacatcaatctcagaacatagtggatactagggatcaaaccctaacaaaactaactcgattacatggtaaatctcatccaacccatcaccgtccagcaagcctacgatggaattactcacgcacggcggtgagcatcatgaaattggtgatggaggatggttgatgatgacgacggcgacggattcccctctctgaagccccaaacggactccaaatcagccctcccgagagagattagggcttggcggcggctccgtatcgtaaaacgcgatgaatccttctctctgtttttttctccccgaacgcgaatatatagagttggagttgaggtcggtggagctccaggggggcccacgaggcaggggggcgcgcccagggggcaggcgcgcctcccaccctcgtggacagggtgtggccccctggtcttgattctttcgccagtattttttatattttccaaaaataatctccgtggagtttcaggtcattccgagaacttttgtttttgcacaaagataacaccatggcaattctgctgaaaacagcgtcagtccgggttagttccattcaaatcatgcaagttagagtccaaaacaagggcaaaagtgtttggaaaagtagatacgatggagacgtatcaatccttCATCACTATCTTATTGCAATGGTCCTTCTTTGGACCTTAACACTTCGAGCACTCTAGATGGTTCATATGCTAGTGTtgatagtccttgcatatcatgtagaaattgcTTGACTATATCGCgtgatgatatgcttgctatttcttgttgccatgataaaaatgcttctatttcctcgagttgttgtgctaacaatgtagaggaaactcaacactccatggaacaaaATGTGGTCTTGTATGATGCTTGaagggatcctacatcatcatctattgGTTTTTGCCTTATGGCTAAGGCTTCGAAGGTATCTCCTACGTTGAATCCCGATATATCttgtgatgatgatgttgatgatgataaggatgatgatgatgaggataatgatgaagagaatgataatGTTGCTTCCTTCAAAATTAAGGGGGGAATTATTTTCAAAGCTcttcataaaaataaaattgctcATTCCAACTTTatggaaatcatgtctattgccattgagggcaagaaataCATTGAGGAGTTAGAATCCCAtcttgaggagcatgaggtcaccattgataaaatggaaggtcatgagcatgattacgctaatgagatcgccgacctctctcaagctcttgaacttgaacaaaccaccaaggaatctccTGAGGATACCTTTGCACTAGAATTATCTAGAATAAGGGAATCCCATGATAGAGCCCTTGAGGTGGCTAATGATTTCAAAAGTAAAAATGATAAGCTTGAAGTTGCGCATGCTAaactccttgaggattttgagcacctcaaaaatggctcaagggtcattagggtgagctcatcaaactcaccgagtctcatgctgAACTTGAAGCTTCATATTtaaaagagcttgccaagttgccttctccccttgttgttaatgatgatgcttgtgctactaactctatttcttgtgaagcatccattttgaaggagaatgttgagctaagGGATCAACTTGcgttgctatctagcaattatgggaattGGAAGAATGTCATGAAAAGCTTTCtagctctcatgatgatcttctagtatccaATAATTTGCTAAAGTTAGCTAATGAGGCTATGACTACTAAGGTAACATATAGTAAgcctcatgtggatactagcactactacaagtcaaaatgctatattgccaTATACTAGTCCTTGTAATTCATCTACCCACAAtgttggtacatcttgtgatgacttgctttccttgccttgttgctctaacgatgaagcttatacttcctctagtacttgtgttgagactaactatgtagaggaaatcaaagagctcaaggcccaagtcacttctttgaagaaagacttggaaaagtgtcatgaagggaaatccatactcaacaatatcttgagtgtgcaaaaatcccccaatgacaaaggtggacttggattcaactccaataagaagaacaagtccaagatgaacaagaagaagggccaaaaacaagtcaagaattcggccaagattatttgcttcaagtgcaaaattgaagggcatcatgttagatcttgcccattgaagaaggccattagtgacaagccACAAGGGAAGCGGCCAAAACTTCATTCTCatgctcaacctcaagttgaagaaatGCCTCTTCCCAAGAAtactcaagctaatgcttctcaagttgagaaatcaagtgagaagaaagtgaagagtagacgtttctacctatgtcgtgagaaaggtcaTGTCGCTTCTTCATGCACGAATGGTACCTTATACAACCCTATTCTAATTGATGATAtatattctcttgggaaggataaggttggcaatgtgtttgccaaatttgttggtactCATCGTGgctaacctcttaggacccaacttggttggggaccaactagctTAAACTTGATCAATTGGTTGTAggagggcattggagacttggctacatcATGAAGAATTAAGGGATCTTCATCATTCatattgtctcaagccaagtcaattgggttatcaagtttctatcttatatccaatgtgcctccttgcggtaacttgtacttaaattgtttacattgaaagttacttgcccctattgcatgttttggttttgtaccttgcatgtgtttgtatatgttgtgcTTCCAATTTGCTTGTCTTGAGTAATCAAGTATCTGTatgttggtttgcacatcatgtacaTGTGAGAGTTGTGTTGAGCCTTTTGCATCTTGTTTGTATCCTTTTGGCTCTTCtgagagattaatggaacatctcattttgggggagtgatgtgctttgtgcacctcacaatcttataaatgtgtgtacatgaggAATACCATCTACTTTTTATATTTCAAGATTATCTAGtcgctatgtggtatgtcttctcatgagaaattcaaattctaaatagtccattaattatctcttgttggatccttttatttgcctcttgtttatctttaattggtatcacattacaggggagtaatatgctatgtatATTAGTAGtctagaaaatgtgtacatttgagatattgtcacctagaattgatattgtaaattatcttgttcctaggtggcatgttagctctacaagttgcaatttgcttgtgtttggtgtgaagatgatgttggatatccttgctatctaccaccgggaattatttccaaataccTCTTGTcttgacaattggtactcacttatgtgtggtagaaattattgatcataTTTACATTggcttttgcttttatttttcttatctcttgccaAGGATTGGGTCAACACCCGTTGTCTTCcataccacttgtggatcttgttaatttcttgatcttgtctagtgttttctagatatagtgaaagtggtgatcccaccttgtgcattttgtattcaaatgaaatttctctataatgcactactcttgggggagctatcctattttctataaaacactcaTCTTATGATCTTtatcaagtgtgtgttggtggaagGCAAGCCATTTCTTTTTGTTACTTTGTGCCATTCATTAAACTTTGTAGAGggcttggtttgtttggaaccattctctcttttgggagtttgatatcTTTCTTTTTGTGTGTatcaatggatatctcattccttgatgtatcttttaatgatatcttccaagtgatgatttctccatttggtaTCCTATTTTCTCTTGGtatttctttttcatttggtttcGGTCCTTGAAAGTTTCGAGCATGCATATTTACTTCATGTATTTTATTTGGCATGCTTTCGttctttgacccaatatataggggaaactccaccaagtctcaaattggatgagatgtgcatgatatttattttcatatctatgtgcacatatttatgtggagtttgtcctatgtattggtgtttctaactctctggtcccaatgagtttgggtaccattttgtttgtgatgttgttctaggaacaaatggagatgcattggatgctcggctcactcacaaggaaggtgttgtcaccatgtgcttattggagtcaagctaggatgtTCAATGAACTACTATCTAATACCTTCAATTGGTATATTCTACATCCTTACAATGCTATCTAGGTAACAAGTATCTATTCATGCGTTCCTCTCGTGcattcaaccttgtgtaggttgcatcttggcaTGATATTCATTTCAtatcttgtgatacttgtttcctttctcaaagcattcCAACGATGATCTCTttttgctagttgtgatgtctttgatggatgtgtggtaggagttcatttatatacaataagaccatatctagccatgtgctatgcttccaagcaaatatcttattggtatatttATGACTTCCTTGTGGATAACTTGTTCTTTCCTTTTTGTAACTATTTCgtgtgtacatccttctttgtggATTGATATCATCATGATTTTGATCTACCTAGAATCTTATACACTTGAGTAAATTTACATCTCTAGTTGATATCCATATTCCTTCACGTCCACCTTTTTCCTTGGTGGTTTTGTGAAAGGATTTATCTTGAGTGCGGGTCttatctcgttgcatcttgatgcactctttTGTGGTGAAGATCTTTTTCCTCATGCTTGTCTTGACGAGGCctttgccatcttaattggtatccctcgtcttgatgaggctttcattttctatcttcaccatgggttgaCACAAGCATTAGTTCTTAATTTGCATTTTAGTAAGCTCGTGAACCCATTTGCATgttgtgtgtgtgtatgtgggAAGGACATGTCTTGCACCTTGTTTCTCATTCTTtaagactatgttgatgcttaatgctcatccATATATTAGTCTTATCAAGTGCTTTGCCATGTCTCACACACATCCTTTTGGTTGAGCCCATTCGTAAGTTGCCTCGTTTACATGTTGCTCAACCATGTGCTTATTGCAAGAGCTATGCCTTGTCTCTTTTCTTAGCCCACTTGCACTTGTTGTAAGTTTCTACTGATTTTGGGGTAGTAAttatcctattttgtgcacttggTATCCTAATGCGAATATTCTAAgtagtgcacaaatcatggggagcttcacTAGCGTCTTTAGAACACTCCGTTGCTCTCTCAACCTTGTGCttgttgcaagtgctaggcttAGTTTCTTATTTGCTCTCTTGCACTTGTTGTGAGTTTATATTGATTTTGggggagtgatgatcctattttgtgcccGTTGTATTCAAATACAAATATTCTAtttgtgcacaaatcatggggagcttctctagtttttatagaacactcctttgctcacATCATAATATCTTTCATTCATATGGCTCGTAGGATCATTGGTGTAGTtggttcaattggtatcttttgattgcttgtttgcttgtttctctctttgttatgtctttgtggcatatcattCTTTAGCAATCTTTGTGCCTCAATATAGTTTGTGTTCCTCCAAGTATTTACCTTATGTGTATGGCTttccactctcttgttgagaaatacacaatttatgAAGGAACACTTTTTATATTTGCCTTTTAAGCTTTTCGCCCATTTTGGCAAtagatgccaatgggggagaagtttcagagagttttgtggagaagtttaCAGAGTTTCTtcttgctttggttttgttcctaagcattCGCATCTCATACTCATGcatcattggttgttgcattgcatagtgatgcataattccttatataaactctcttgaaagtgtttgtcatcaattaccaaaatgggggagattgaaagggcatgcggtgcccccatgtgtggttttggtaattgatgacattctctatggactaatggttgcattgagttatatttgaaggatttgtccataggatTTTCTTGatgtccatgtgttggtttcaaggagtttatgtgttgaccaaggtgctattaaggaattatccaaagtttgttcatgtgagagttgagcttattgcaagcatgtcttgaagaagaagattgtgtgatcattcatgctTACCTTCAAggcatcatccaaatgaagataGTTGGAAAGgatcaaggttgatcaagactaagtcaagagtgaatcaagttgatcaactcacaaagcgtagaagatgtaccgagagggatcaagtgatcccatggtatggtatgtgtccatgggcttgcgtcaagagtaagatatcatacaacccatggagaggatgacatcaagtggtgatcgtcatgaagattgccgtgtgcaagttcaagtggagcatcacgaagagatcaagtgcttgaagcttgccttccattgtggtggcaatggacttgtgaagatgtgcggaagagtggttcacccatagtggagtatgggggagcaatcgaTTAGTCTTCATTGAGCCaatgcaatcaagaaaggtggtccaacttgagggagtcaagatcgtcatcatctagctcaagtggaccatgtgcaaggcaaaggtttgcccttgataggttttctattttaccggtctcatgatggtagttgggagaccgggttataggatcgattgccgtactatcaaggggggctctcgatgagtatcttgatcgtatcattcgtagagagctcaaatcattgcatccttgcatcatattTCTTGGTTCTTGGTTGGTTTTATTTGTGatttttggagcttatggtcatcttcatgacaagctcgagttcatcgaaaaccgatttcatatgcatcttattttgtgttttcggtgttggagTTTTTACCGGTCTTAATTGAGAACGGGTCCTCACCATTTTATTATGGGTATTTTCTCAATTTCTATTTCTtgatatttctatcaagattgtgtttgCTCTTGTCtttagctttccaacaaacttgatTTCATCGAATTCAGAGCTCGTATGCGAAAGTTGTGGTTGTTTTGATCTTACCTGTTTTAATAGAGAGGTTGTACTGCCCCATAGAGAGGTTGTACCAGTTGACCAGTTGACCGGTACAACCGGTGTttggagcggttgtaccgctccaGAATTGGTGCGAAGGTTGTACCGGCTATGTACCACTCTACCACCGGACTAGTTTCTGTTTTGGAGCGGTTCTTGGGCGGTTGTTGACCGGTTGTACTGGTTAGTTCAGTTTAACGAGTACTACCGGTTCCCCGGGCTATTGTGCCGCTTAGGGCTTTTTCCTACAGGTTGGTTTTTCCTCTGCTTTGACCGGTTGTACCAGTTCGTGCACCGATTGTACCGGTCCTACAGTTTTCTGCACATAACAGGCAGATTTGTGGGGACCTAtttaagggggtcttcttccccgaTGGTTCCCCATCTCTTGAGCTCATTTTtgcccccattgttgaccttctttgagctcgctatctctcaatccctccatggattcttgctagttttggggggaaaagagaggggagatctagatccaaattttcaccaatcactttctcctctatgtgaggggaaccccttggatctagatcttggagttcttagtgttctccttcttggtctttctctcattttcctccctagcattagttgctttggagggatttgggagagaaggacttgggcactccgtgtgcccttgccattgcaattggtgcatcggtttgaattctccatggtgatacgtggaagttacaagttgagaagcttattactcttgggtgcttgggcgccctagacggttggtggtgttcggagctcaatcattgtggtgtaaagctccgaaCAAGCTTcagggtctccaattaggttgtggagatctgctcgagcaatttgacgggtttcggtgaccgcccccaaaggttgccaaagtgtacgggttcgatgaccgccccaagggttgccatttgtacgggttcggtgaccgccctcaagggtccctagTGGAATCACGGCTTCTTGCATTGTGCGAGCGCGTGAGAAGATTACAGTGGTTGAACTTTTTTTGTATTAGTGTCATTATAATTTAAAgacttttttcatttttttgagcAAAATTAACAGGTGCTAAATGGGCCGCACTGACTGCAGCCCATTTAAGAACCACAACCTATATTAATCTTGGGACCCCTAAAAACACAATATTAATCTTGAGGGGTGCCTAATGACAAGATAGGTAATTAGCATGGTGGCCAACACAGGCTGTGTTTTAGCTTCATTTGTCGGCTCGAGTCTGTTCCTCCCCTATTTTTCATTTTAATTTCCCTCCTGTGCTGACAGGCAGGGCCCAACAGTCATAGACTTATATTATTCTAGTAATCCTATTTGGTATTTATAAGTGGGCTCCATGCCACATCAGCTATATAAGGTGCAACGTCGGCACACTTTACGTATATGGATGGAATTAGCACCGTTTTTGCACGTCCATGACAAATTTTAGAACTAGTTTGGCGTATTTTTTAAGTTCAGGCGCTAAACTGAACATCCATGGCAAGTTCAAGCACCGTTGGCAAGTTCAGGTACTAAATCCAGGCACATATAATATCATTATGAACTGCTATACACATCTAGCTTTCAACATTACATTCGTTGTATGTTTAGTTTTCTTTGAGACATTGTCACCAGGCTTTATTCAAACTGTCACAACATTTACAGGGATGAAATTCAAATCTCTGGGTTGGCCTAACTGGCGGCCGAACCCAAGTGAAAGAGCATGCCTAGAGAGATTGTGAGCCTCAAAATTTAAGCTCCTAAACTCGTGGATAATGTTTCAAGCGATAAAAAGACGCGAACGATTTGTTATTTCAGCATAATAACTGCATGTTTCGCCGATGATCCCCGCTTGATATCATCCAGAATGTTCTTGCAATCAGACGCCACATGAATTTTTTGTAAATATAAATCCTCCGCAATTGCTAGCGCCTCACGTACTGCCAAAGCTTCAAGTGTAACAGGGTTATGAATATATTTGAATGTGATTGTCGACGCACCCAAAAAGACTCCATTGATGTCCCTGAACACCACCGCTGTTGCACCAATATTCTCATTCAAAACCGCAGTGTCTACATTCAGCTTCACATGATCAGGTGGTGCTGGTAGCCACTGTGATGGCCTGCTCAACAAACTTGTAACTGACGGTTGCTTTGGAGTCGATAGAATCTGGATGTCCCTCATGAAAGCATTGACGAAGTGATGGACTTGCAACGGACTGTCATATATATCCTCTTGCATGGCTCTCCTGCGTGCCCTCCAAAGCGCCCAAAGTGTCACTACCATGTCAGATCACGGTCCACCATATAATTTCTCTATGAAACCTTGTCGTTATATTTAGGAAAAATAATCTTTAATTTTATCAAACTCGACCAGTAGTTCGGTGTGTCTAATTTTATGAAAATCAACCAGCTATTCCGATTTGCAGAAGCTCATTGCATCTACTAGCTGTTGTTTGATCTATCCATGTATCTGACCCATCACCTATTTGATTTGGTGTATACTGTGGATGGGGCCACATGAAGAGCATACACATTAAAAAGACTACACCGAAGAGCATACACATTAAAAAGTTGTCTTGCCACAGGAAGGATGTTTTTTTTGCGGGGGGCACATGAAGGATGTTAGCAagtatgttttaattagtttttatATGATTCTTTCGCCGGGTATATCTCGATTAGATATTTGGCATGCAAGTACAGAATAGCTTTATACATCCAATACTTGATTGCGCATGTATTTAGTTTTTATTAACTAAGATATTAGATTAATGTTTAACATAGTTTTGTATTATGGTGCGTTGCATTATTTGGTACAGATAAAAATATCTTACATTGAAATTGAAATCTGCTAGTTCAATTTTTTTGGTACGTCCGTTGATGTGGTACTAGGTAAGCTCGCTATTATGCATCTAAAAGATGTGATCACAACTCATTATCTATTCCAGTCCTCCAACCAAACAAAAGTTATGTTTATCCGATTCAACTCTAATCTCCTCAACCAAAACTGTCCCATCCACTCATTTAACCAGACACTCAAATTGGTCATCACAACCCTAAAATTCTGGATTGCTGTAAACCATCCTTCCTTGTGCTTCAACCCGACGCACCCCAAATTCCCAGCATCCAACCAAACATAATGCATTGTACTAGAGAACAAAAAGGTTATTTGTAGATCATCATTCATGGCATTATAGTGCATAATTTTTTGAATACGAAGAAGTAGGTTCAACAACTCTTCCAAATAATTAGTACCACACCTCCCATGAATATCGAAACCAACTGTAATATCTTATTCACCCAAATGTATAGGTCCCAAATAAGATCCCAAATCCAAGGTACctactccctctgatccatattaattgtcactgctaatatggatcggagggcgTACTAAAGTCGGACATTTGTCAGCATCGGAATAGCTAGTTCCATGTCATACCATAGTAATCTTTTCGAGAACCAGATTCCAAAATCCTTATAGAGAGCTGTTATACGTACGATAAAAATTCGAATGACCTGACTGATCTGGTGTTGTGGGCCCAAACCTCGGGGAACAGGCATGTCTCTTGTCGTAAGAAAATCGTATGAAAAATCATCATACACAAGGCAGTTTCAATCCTTATATGTGAAACCTTAATCAGTCATTTAGCACAATGCACAATAGTGTGTGCATTCATATAGATCTAATCACTAGTGCAAACATATTTGCTAGGACGGAAAGTAGAACTGTCGTTTGGTTGCACTCTGGCTTGTCAGAGGTACTTGATCTTTGTAATTCAGACCGTAGCGCTGCTGCTATTTGAGTAATACAATTATCAACCGCAAAAAAAAGATCTAATCGCTAGTGCAAACATATcattttttttgcagaaaaaaCATCGATCATAAGCAAAACCCTCACAATGTTGAGcagtcatatatatatatatatatatatatcttcatCACTATCCTCACAAATCGCTTTAATTATTGACAGACGAACTTGTTCAACGCTGAAATTTCCAAACCCAAAACTGAGAACTCAACCGAGCTGGATCCATGCATATTTCCGAGCAAAAAAATGGAGTAAGATGATGCATGGAAGCAAGTCGATCGTATCACTGACCCGCAGCACCGAGTCTCAGCTCCAaatccaactcctcctcctcttgTTCGCCGTGATCGCCGGCATCATCCTTGGCTTCGTGGCACCCTCCTCGATCTCTGGCGCTCCAGCTTTGATCTTCCTTGCCACGACCGGCGTCGTCGACATGGCCGAAAAGCCGGAGCTCCCGTGGCGGCCGCTGGGCACGGATCCTGGAGCTCCCTCCAGCGGCGCCGCTCGCCTCCGGATGAACCAGCACTCCGTACGCCAGGAGCGCGTCGATGACCGCCGGCGACTCCTGACCGCAGATGCCGGCGCCCCTTGGCGCCGCCTTAGTGGCTGGCCGGTCCTTCCGGTGCACGTTCATGTGCCCGCCGAGCGCCTGCGCCGTGGGGAACCCCCTCCTGCAGAACGCGCACTTGTACGGCTGCCTCGTcccctcgtcgtcgtcgtcgtcgccgtcgtaGGGGCGCTGCCTGTCGTCGTCTCCGTCGCCCCCGCTACGCATGGTCCTTCTTCCAACCTCCTCCTTCCTGCCCCCATCGCCCAGCTCCATGCCTGAACTCGATCGATCGGACCAGACTACGCTTGGCCGGAGAAAACTAGCTAGGGTTTATGGCTTGGAATGCACCTAGAGAGAGTACTAGTCTTGGGGAGATCCGAGACGCAAAGGTAGCCAAGGTCAAGCATCGATGGAGAAATGCAAGTGTATGTCACTAACTTACTACACATTACTGTATGATGATGTGTGTGATGCTGTTGTTAAGTGTTTCTTTCCATCATCCTGCCGGCCGGGACACTTGTTTTTCTGGTCAAGTTGTTTGTTGGTTAGCACTGGCCGGCCTGCAGCAGGACCGTTTCTATAACTTTCCAGTTAAGGTTTGGTCATCCTCATTTTGTAGGCTTGTGCTTGGAAAATCAAGATAGATTTCATTGCATATATAACTACACATGACTGGTTCAACAACTGAATTTGAGTCAAATGTTTCTAGCTACTCCTGTCTCGAGTGCCAGGTGATCGACTTAATTTGTCTTAGTGACAAATGTGGCCCTGGAAATGCTACTGTATTACAATATTTTGGAATTATGCCAAGTGGCACCACCTTAGTCCTCCTCATATGTGtttttcctcttctttttctttcaAAGTTTGAATATTGAAATGTGTCGATCAAGTTTTAACCCATGACTTGTGATAGCTCAAATTTTGCGGCA
The sequence above is a segment of the Aegilops tauschii subsp. strangulata cultivar AL8/78 chromosome 6, Aet v6.0, whole genome shotgun sequence genome. Coding sequences within it:
- the LOC109761901 gene encoding uncharacterized protein — its product is MELGDGGRKEEVGRRTMRSGGDGDDDRQRPYDGDDDDDEGTRQPYKCAFCRRGFPTAQALGGHMNVHRKDRPATKAAPRGAGICGQESPAVIDALLAYGVLVHPEASGAAGGSSRIRAQRPPRELRLFGHVDDAGRGKEDQSWSARDRGGCHEAKDDAGDHGEQEEEELDLELRLGAAGQ